One window from the genome of Candidatus Didemnitutus sp. encodes:
- a CDS encoding helix-turn-helix transcriptional regulator has translation MHLNRADRARDEEPGAMCQPVFTQFILNRMAEPYVFRRHQHSEFEIILVLRGRYRCLLNDHELKLGDNSVIVVQPGDWHEDFCEPPLDYAGLRFSFPRTAVGAEALRFFRPEVTPEQQCTSAPAETYVPLLDKISDEARSPDRASAHIQDAVMSELFWRLVRAFPTTVLAPWLAPVPAETRFMERLHECFTQHMHNSPSVPELARRLGVSQRVLSQRCARFFQTSPARALLQLRVQYAQQLLTQTEMSVKEVGYRLGFSNPYHFSRVYKQIVGRPPSADKSGHQPAT, from the coding sequence GTGCATTTGAATCGCGCGGACCGTGCGCGCGACGAGGAGCCGGGAGCGATGTGCCAGCCGGTCTTCACGCAGTTCATTCTAAACCGCATGGCGGAGCCCTATGTGTTCCGCCGGCATCAGCACTCGGAGTTCGAGATCATTCTGGTGCTGCGCGGGCGTTATCGCTGCCTGCTCAACGATCACGAGCTGAAGCTCGGCGACAACTCCGTGATCGTCGTCCAACCGGGCGACTGGCACGAGGATTTCTGCGAGCCGCCACTGGACTACGCGGGCTTGCGGTTCTCGTTTCCGCGGACGGCGGTCGGAGCGGAGGCCTTGCGCTTCTTTCGCCCCGAGGTGACGCCGGAGCAACAGTGCACGTCGGCCCCGGCCGAGACTTATGTGCCGTTGCTGGACAAAATCTCCGACGAGGCGCGCAGTCCGGACCGTGCGTCGGCGCATATTCAGGACGCGGTGATGTCGGAGCTGTTTTGGCGGCTGGTGCGCGCATTTCCGACGACCGTGCTCGCGCCGTGGCTCGCCCCGGTGCCGGCGGAGACGCGTTTCATGGAGCGGTTGCACGAGTGTTTCACGCAGCACATGCACAACTCGCCCTCGGTGCCGGAACTCGCGCGCAGGTTGGGGGTGAGCCAGCGCGTGCTGAGTCAGCGCTGCGCGCGCTTCTTCCAGACGTCACCGGCGCGTGCGTTGTTGCAGCTGCGCGTCCAATACGCCCAGCAACTGCTCACACAGACGGAGATGTCGGTGAAGGAAGTCGGCTACCGGCTCGGCTTCTCGAATCCCTATCACTTCTCGCGCGTCTACAAGCAGATCGTCGGCCGGCCACCCTCGGCGGACAAATCGGGGCATCAACCTGCAACGTAG
- a CDS encoding right-handed parallel beta-helix repeat-containing protein — protein sequence MKLIPRQLLRSLALAAAFCMPAIQALATIYYVDAAAGNDSNNGTSSTTPWQTLTKVSATTFSAGDQILLKRGATWNGQLYPKGSGTSAAWITLGAYGTGNAPVINGGSLASGAAVYLKDQSYWVIQNLEVTNDSGTDNSGTATTGGVARYGILVEATSVQNGIKIQYNSVHHVNGSFNNSQMDPHINGGISVHSIGSSGKFNGVTILDNTVDRCGRVGIVAWHEKYYNFWMTTIDRTKMSTGLLVQGNVVSNSDGDGILVFGYVGSVIEYNVSKGAGLKSISGFNMNASAGIWPTRSADTVMQFNESSGCRTNEIDGQGFDVDLLSDNTLVQYNYSHNNEGGFLLLMGGYNSNVTVRYNLSVNDGPQKGIFTLSWGTPTGLKIYNNTIYIGSGIGAVRPIYTDGDASTNNYEFTNNIVYNLGSGEWELPTVNGVKYGTFDYNLFYGNHPTSEPADAHKLTSNPQLVSPGTSGDGYTATLGYQLQSTSPAINAGTAIANNGGLDFWGNTVYPASAPNRGAHNGYATNLGYTDLCADFTKVVSRTSNTAVDTTSPANFAGDAARFKRTTTATGSFAYNVTGCKRFNATIYKFSTDDLTKVKFYSSPNGTTWTLVATTNTTPVAQPNAWYSTTFTPTADLPTGTIYLKAEFTATAVAYSPQLGQISVTPN from the coding sequence ATGAAACTGATACCCCGTCAGCTGCTCCGCAGCTTGGCGCTCGCGGCTGCGTTCTGCATGCCGGCGATCCAAGCGCTCGCCACGATCTACTACGTCGATGCTGCCGCCGGCAACGACTCGAATAACGGCACTTCCTCGACGACGCCTTGGCAAACGCTGACCAAGGTCAGCGCCACGACCTTCAGCGCCGGCGATCAGATTCTCCTGAAACGTGGCGCGACGTGGAACGGTCAGCTCTACCCGAAAGGCTCGGGCACGTCCGCGGCGTGGATCACGCTCGGCGCCTATGGCACCGGCAACGCACCGGTGATCAACGGCGGCAGCCTCGCGTCCGGCGCGGCGGTTTATCTCAAGGACCAAAGCTATTGGGTGATCCAGAATCTCGAGGTCACGAACGATTCGGGCACCGACAACTCCGGCACCGCGACCACCGGCGGCGTCGCGCGCTACGGCATCCTCGTCGAGGCGACGTCGGTCCAGAACGGCATCAAGATCCAATACAACTCCGTTCACCATGTGAACGGCTCGTTCAACAATTCGCAGATGGACCCTCACATCAACGGCGGTATCTCGGTCCATTCGATCGGCTCCTCCGGCAAGTTCAATGGCGTCACCATTCTCGACAACACCGTGGATCGTTGCGGCCGAGTCGGCATCGTCGCGTGGCACGAGAAATACTACAATTTCTGGATGACCACCATTGACCGCACTAAGATGAGCACCGGTCTCCTTGTGCAGGGTAACGTCGTCTCGAACTCGGACGGCGATGGCATTCTCGTCTTCGGCTACGTCGGCTCCGTGATCGAATACAACGTCAGCAAAGGCGCGGGTCTGAAATCCATCTCCGGATTCAATATGAACGCCTCCGCCGGCATCTGGCCGACGCGCTCCGCCGACACGGTCATGCAGTTCAACGAGTCCAGCGGCTGCCGCACGAACGAGATCGACGGCCAAGGCTTCGACGTCGACCTGCTCAGCGACAACACGCTCGTCCAATACAACTACAGCCACAACAACGAGGGCGGCTTCCTCCTGCTCATGGGCGGCTACAACTCGAACGTCACCGTCCGCTACAATCTCAGCGTCAACGACGGCCCGCAGAAGGGCATTTTCACGCTGTCGTGGGGCACCCCGACGGGCCTGAAGATCTACAACAACACGATCTACATCGGCTCCGGCATCGGTGCGGTTCGCCCGATCTACACCGACGGCGACGCGAGCACGAACAACTACGAATTCACCAATAACATCGTCTACAATCTCGGCTCAGGCGAGTGGGAGCTGCCGACGGTCAACGGCGTCAAATACGGCACGTTCGACTACAATCTCTTCTACGGGAACCATCCGACCTCCGAGCCCGCCGACGCACACAAGCTCACAAGCAATCCGCAGCTCGTTTCGCCCGGCACGAGTGGCGACGGCTACACCGCCACGCTCGGCTACCAGCTGCAATCGACGTCGCCCGCGATCAACGCCGGCACAGCAATCGCGAACAACGGAGGCCTCGATTTCTGGGGCAACACCGTCTATCCCGCGTCCGCCCCGAACCGCGGTGCGCACAACGGCTACGCCACCAATCTCGGCTATACCGACCTCTGCGCCGACTTCACCAAAGTCGTTTCCCGCACGAGCAACACCGCCGTGGATACCACGTCGCCGGCGAACTTCGCCGGCGATGCCGCGCGCTTCAAGCGCACGACCACCGCCACCGGCTCGTTCGCCTACAACGTGACCGGCTGCAAGCGCTTCAACGCGACGATCTACAAGTTCTCCACCGACGATCTCACGAAGGTGAAGTTCTACAGCTCGCCCAACGGCACGACGTGGACGCTCGTGGCCACCACCAACACCACTCCGGTGGCGCAGCCCAACGCGTGGTATTCCACGACCTTCACGCCCACGGCGGATTTGCCGACCGGCACGATCTATCTCAAGGCGGAGTTCACCGCCACCGCCGTCGCCTACTCGCCGCAACTCGGCCAGATCAGCGTCACGCCGAACTGA
- a CDS encoding HAD-IB family phosphatase, whose amino-acid sequence MSDVKLLCFDCDSTLSAIEGVDEFARLRGEECFRQSERMTRDAMEGRIPLEQIFGQRLELIRPAQSDVARVAALYLREIEPTAAATVAAAKAAGWTPLIISGGFVQAIRPLADFLGIDRIEAVELQFDAAGHYAGFTPHPASRKGGKPEVVRRLRAELRPGRVIAIGDGASDLEMRDEVDVFVGFGRYAERAAVKAGAHRFAYRLDDIVPLLA is encoded by the coding sequence GTGTCCGACGTGAAACTCCTCTGCTTCGACTGCGATTCCACGCTCAGCGCCATCGAAGGCGTGGATGAATTCGCCCGCCTGCGCGGCGAGGAATGCTTTCGCCAGAGCGAGCGGATGACGCGCGACGCGATGGAAGGCCGCATCCCGCTCGAGCAGATTTTCGGCCAGCGCCTCGAACTGATCCGCCCGGCGCAATCCGACGTCGCGCGCGTCGCGGCGCTCTATCTGCGCGAGATCGAGCCGACGGCCGCGGCGACCGTGGCGGCGGCGAAGGCGGCCGGCTGGACGCCGCTGATCATCAGCGGCGGCTTCGTGCAGGCGATCCGCCCGCTGGCGGATTTCCTCGGCATCGATCGCATCGAGGCGGTGGAACTTCAGTTCGACGCGGCGGGGCACTACGCGGGCTTCACGCCGCACCCGGCGTCGCGCAAGGGCGGCAAGCCCGAGGTGGTGCGCCGCCTGCGCGCGGAATTGCGGCCGGGCCGCGTGATCGCGATCGGCGACGGCGCGAGCGACCTGGAGATGCGCGATGAGGTTGACGTTTTCGTGGGCTTTGGGCGCTATGCCGAACGTGCCGCTGTGAAGGCAGGCGCGCACCGCTTCGCCTACCGCCTCGACGATATCGTCCCCTTGCTCGCGTGA
- a CDS encoding class II aldolase/adducin family protein — protein MNSSWLHPREQLVATMARIYRLRMTTTSGGNLSIRDEDGSIWITPSRVDKGNLTPGDIVRVRPDGTVEGLHPPSSELPFHAEIYRRRPDLKAIVHAHPGALVAFSICRELPDTRVQTHVFDVCGKIVFAPYACPGTQQLGDNIAAAFATGAASVLLENHGVVVGGSDLQDAFQRFETLEFLAQTLVRASGLGPRLVAPASALGRDTVPELAALPPHVPGTTELQLRGDICRYVQRAYAQRLLISTAGAFSARVQGDAFVITPRRRDRLELEAPGLVRVENGAATAGQTPSRAVRLHAEIYARHPKVGAIINAQPIHASAFCLTDAPLNPNTIPESAVVLRQVLRLPFLRLVEDAAEIAGRISLEEAPAVLITNEGVLVVGRTLLEAFDRLEVLEATAEALLLARPIGRLVPMPESAIEELRRVFG, from the coding sequence ATGAACTCCAGCTGGCTGCATCCTCGGGAACAACTCGTAGCGACGATGGCGCGCATCTATCGCCTGCGCATGACGACCACTTCGGGAGGCAATCTCTCGATCCGCGACGAAGATGGCAGCATCTGGATCACGCCGTCGCGGGTCGACAAGGGCAACCTGACTCCGGGCGACATCGTGCGCGTGCGCCCGGACGGCACCGTCGAAGGTCTCCATCCGCCGTCATCGGAGTTGCCGTTTCATGCCGAAATCTACCGCCGCCGTCCGGACCTGAAGGCGATCGTGCATGCGCATCCCGGCGCGCTCGTGGCGTTTTCCATCTGCCGTGAGCTGCCGGACACGCGCGTGCAGACGCACGTTTTCGACGTGTGCGGAAAAATCGTGTTCGCGCCCTACGCGTGCCCGGGCACGCAACAGCTCGGCGACAACATCGCGGCGGCGTTCGCGACCGGCGCGGCGTCCGTCCTGCTCGAAAACCACGGCGTCGTGGTCGGTGGCTCCGATTTGCAGGACGCCTTTCAGCGCTTCGAGACGCTGGAATTCCTCGCGCAAACGCTCGTGCGCGCCAGCGGCCTCGGGCCGCGATTGGTCGCCCCGGCATCGGCGCTCGGTCGCGATACGGTTCCGGAACTCGCGGCGCTCCCGCCGCACGTGCCGGGCACGACCGAATTGCAGTTGCGCGGAGACATCTGTCGCTATGTCCAGCGCGCCTACGCGCAGCGTCTGCTGATCAGCACGGCGGGCGCGTTCTCGGCCCGCGTGCAAGGCGATGCCTTCGTCATTACGCCGCGCCGGCGTGATCGCCTCGAGTTGGAGGCGCCCGGCTTGGTGCGCGTCGAGAACGGCGCCGCCACGGCCGGCCAAACGCCGAGCCGCGCAGTGCGGCTCCACGCGGAAATCTACGCGCGGCACCCGAAAGTCGGAGCGATCATCAATGCGCAACCGATCCACGCGTCGGCGTTCTGCCTGACCGATGCGCCGTTGAATCCGAATACGATCCCCGAAAGCGCGGTCGTGTTGCGACAGGTTTTGCGGCTGCCGTTTCTTCGTTTGGTGGAGGACGCTGCGGAAATCGCGGGCCGGATTTCGCTCGAGGAGGCCCCCGCCGTGCTCATCACCAACGAGGGAGTGCTCGTGGTCGGACGGACCTTGCTCGAGGCGTTCGATCGGTTGGAGGTGCTCGAAGCCACCGCCGAGGCCTTGCTGCTCGCGCGGCCCATCGGCCGGCTCGTGCCGATGCCGGAGAGCGCGATCGAGGAGCTGCGGCGGGTTTTCGGCTGA
- a CDS encoding type B 50S ribosomal protein L31 has translation MKAQGHPALNNVCFLDIGTGKRFLTKSTMKSARTEKIDGEDYFVIVRDVTMDSHPAYTGEKRLVDTAGRVEKFTSKFKRGAAKK, from the coding sequence ATGAAAGCCCAAGGCCATCCCGCTTTGAACAACGTTTGCTTCCTCGATATCGGCACGGGCAAGCGTTTCCTCACCAAGTCCACGATGAAGTCCGCCCGCACCGAGAAGATCGACGGCGAGGACTACTTCGTCATCGTCCGCGACGTCACGATGGACTCGCATCCCGCCTACACCGGCGAGAAGCGCCTCGTCGACACCGCCGGCCGCGTCGAGAAGTTCACCTCGAAGTTCAAGCGCGGCGCCGCGAAGAAATAA
- a CDS encoding fucose isomerase — protein MKKSSSKTVLLVANGDLRQSANEKCWPAQAAMEAQLAAALKRFGYKLERAHPYDAARKHGFIGSQKEGLAVFAQIDPQKPLIVAESVWQYSHHLLPGLVSHRGPILTVANWSGTWPGLVGMLNLNGSLTKAGVAYSTLWSENFDDAKFLSGLERWLKTGKVAHRTNHVRSLARCRVPARARQLARGLAQELRTKKSIMGVFDEGCMGMFNAIIPDELLFPTGVFKERLSQSALYYGATQVSDKEAQEVFDWYVKRGLKFHFGPDEETDLTRRQVLWQCKTYIAAVRIADEFGCDTIGIQYQQGLKDLLPASDLVEGTLNNADRPPVRRADGSIIRDGEPIPHFNEVDECAGLDGLLTYRVHRALGQPVENTLHDLRWGDFDRSGTTDEYVWVFLISGSAPPAHHVGGWAGSDSHRQPAMYFRLGGGTLRGVAKPGEIVWSRFFIEKGKLKLDLGRAKVIALPEAETERRWKETTYQWPIMHAVTYGIDRDRMMARHKANHIQVAYADSAAAADLALYTKAALAADLGVEVSLCGTKADGSAF, from the coding sequence ATGAAAAAATCCTCGTCGAAGACCGTCCTGCTCGTCGCGAACGGCGACCTGCGTCAATCCGCGAACGAAAAGTGCTGGCCCGCGCAAGCGGCCATGGAAGCGCAGCTCGCCGCTGCGTTGAAGCGTTTCGGTTACAAGCTGGAGCGAGCGCATCCGTATGATGCGGCGCGCAAGCACGGTTTCATTGGCTCGCAGAAGGAAGGTCTGGCGGTGTTTGCCCAGATCGACCCGCAGAAGCCGCTGATCGTCGCCGAGTCCGTCTGGCAGTATTCGCATCATCTCCTGCCAGGACTCGTCTCGCATCGCGGACCGATTCTCACCGTGGCGAACTGGTCGGGCACGTGGCCGGGCCTGGTCGGCATGCTCAACTTGAACGGCTCGCTGACGAAGGCGGGCGTCGCCTACTCGACGTTGTGGAGCGAGAACTTCGATGACGCCAAGTTCCTCAGTGGTCTCGAGCGCTGGCTGAAGACCGGCAAGGTCGCGCATCGCACGAATCATGTGCGCTCCCTCGCACGCTGCCGCGTGCCGGCCCGGGCGCGGCAGCTCGCCCGCGGACTCGCGCAGGAGCTGCGGACGAAAAAGAGCATCATGGGCGTGTTCGATGAGGGTTGCATGGGCATGTTCAACGCCATCATCCCGGACGAGCTCCTGTTTCCGACCGGCGTCTTCAAGGAGCGCCTGTCGCAGTCCGCGCTCTACTACGGCGCCACGCAGGTTTCGGACAAGGAGGCGCAGGAGGTTTTCGATTGGTATGTGAAGCGCGGCTTGAAGTTTCACTTCGGCCCGGACGAGGAGACCGATCTCACGCGCCGGCAGGTGCTCTGGCAGTGCAAGACCTACATCGCCGCCGTGCGCATCGCCGACGAGTTCGGCTGCGACACGATCGGCATCCAATACCAGCAGGGACTGAAGGACCTGTTGCCGGCCTCCGACCTCGTCGAAGGCACCTTGAACAACGCCGACCGCCCGCCGGTGCGTCGTGCCGACGGCAGCATCATCCGCGACGGCGAGCCGATTCCGCATTTCAACGAAGTCGACGAATGCGCCGGCCTCGACGGATTGCTGACCTATCGCGTGCACCGCGCGCTCGGCCAGCCGGTCGAGAACACGTTGCACGATCTGCGCTGGGGCGACTTCGACCGCTCCGGCACCACCGACGAATACGTCTGGGTGTTTCTCATCTCCGGCAGCGCTCCGCCCGCGCATCACGTCGGCGGCTGGGCGGGCAGCGATTCGCATCGCCAGCCGGCGATGTATTTCCGCCTCGGCGGCGGCACGCTGCGTGGCGTCGCGAAGCCGGGCGAGATTGTCTGGAGCCGTTTCTTCATCGAGAAAGGCAAACTCAAGCTGGACCTCGGCCGCGCGAAGGTCATCGCGTTGCCCGAGGCGGAGACCGAGCGCCGCTGGAAGGAAACCACCTATCAATGGCCGATCATGCACGCGGTCACCTACGGCATCGATCGCGATCGCATGATGGCGCGCCACAAGGCCAACCACATTCAAGTCGCCTACGCCGACTCCGCCGCCGCCGCCGATCTCGCGCTCTATACGAAGGCGGCGCTCGCTGCCGATCTCGGCGTCGAGGTCTCGCTCTGCGGCACGAAAGCCGACGGTTCCGCGTTCTGA
- the ykgO gene encoding type B 50S ribosomal protein L36 produces MKVVSSIKSAKTRHPDCQVVRRKGRIYVINKTDPRYKARQG; encoded by the coding sequence ATGAAAGTCGTTTCCTCCATCAAATCCGCCAAGACGCGTCACCCGGACTGCCAAGTCGTCCGCCGCAAGGGCCGCATCTACGTCATCAACAAGACCGACCCGCGCTACAAGGCGCGCCAGGGCTGA
- a CDS encoding class II aldolase/adducin family protein: protein MSLSTLLGLSRELGAPERQLAILGEGNTSCRLESGDFLVKASGSTLATLAEADVTTCDAAPLVALLDDTSAGDAEVETVLLRSRRQPQGKKPSVEAVFHAWLLSLPGVNFVGHTHPIAVNGVLCSEHARAFAANRLFPDEIVCCGTASVFVPYTDPGLALARAIRCETLAFREKHGQLPRVILLENHGLIAIGPTAAAVQAATLMAEKAARILIGAASIGAVKYLSPEQVARIAGRADEHHRRKVLGI, encoded by the coding sequence ATGAGCCTCTCCACGCTGCTCGGTCTTTCCCGGGAACTCGGCGCTCCCGAGCGACAGCTCGCCATCCTCGGCGAGGGCAATACTTCGTGCCGGCTCGAGAGCGGAGATTTTCTGGTGAAGGCCAGCGGCAGCACGCTGGCCACGCTCGCGGAGGCAGACGTCACGACGTGCGATGCCGCGCCGCTCGTGGCGTTGCTCGACGACACCTCGGCCGGTGATGCGGAAGTCGAAACGGTCTTGCTGCGCTCGCGGCGGCAGCCACAGGGCAAAAAGCCGTCGGTCGAGGCGGTTTTCCACGCGTGGCTGCTCAGTTTGCCGGGCGTGAACTTCGTCGGGCACACGCATCCGATCGCGGTGAACGGCGTGCTGTGTTCCGAGCATGCGCGTGCATTCGCGGCGAACCGCCTCTTCCCGGACGAGATTGTGTGCTGCGGGACAGCGAGCGTCTTCGTGCCCTACACGGATCCGGGGCTCGCGCTCGCGCGGGCGATCCGGTGCGAGACGCTCGCGTTTCGGGAAAAACACGGGCAGCTGCCGCGCGTCATTCTGCTCGAAAACCACGGCCTCATCGCCATCGGGCCGACTGCGGCAGCCGTCCAAGCCGCGACGCTCATGGCGGAGAAAGCGGCGCGCATCCTCATCGGTGCCGCCAGCATCGGTGCGGTAAAGTATCTTTCGCCCGAGCAGGTCGCGCGCATAGCAGGTCGCGCCGACGAGCACCACCGGAGGAAGGTGCTCGGGATTTGA
- a CDS encoding helix-turn-helix transcriptional regulator translates to MDNSDSTMDILDRMPDRHPPHRSPPSPAVLDRLLASHVAGSRYIFPDLAPKRGAAWTIALAGRERCSPDYLVDRESYPFHVVELIVRGSGVVRLGGGRKHRVGPGAVFSCASDQACWLKTDPGDPLDKFFFALAGTQVRARLAAAHLTPGTVRHIALPAEAIVVAEDLIREGQRHHSHTTAICVKLLELFLLRCEAAPADRPRPDDDRARANFIRCKNLIEERAASLQTLEELAALVHLDPSSICRLFRRFQGTSPYQELTRRKMTIAAGILLEEGGLVKEAAARVGFDDPYHFSRCFKSVHGLSPNALSALFAARPR, encoded by the coding sequence ATGGACAATTCTGACTCGACGATGGACATTCTCGACCGCATGCCCGACCGCCATCCGCCGCACCGCTCGCCCCCCTCGCCCGCGGTTCTCGACCGCCTGCTGGCCTCGCACGTCGCCGGTTCACGCTACATTTTCCCCGACCTCGCGCCGAAACGGGGCGCAGCGTGGACCATCGCCTTGGCCGGCCGGGAGCGTTGCAGCCCGGACTACCTCGTCGACCGCGAGAGCTATCCGTTTCACGTCGTCGAACTCATCGTGCGCGGCAGCGGCGTCGTCCGTCTGGGTGGCGGACGCAAGCATCGCGTCGGCCCCGGCGCCGTCTTCAGCTGCGCGAGCGACCAGGCTTGCTGGCTGAAAACCGATCCGGGCGACCCGCTCGACAAATTCTTCTTCGCCCTCGCCGGCACGCAGGTTCGCGCACGGCTCGCCGCGGCGCACCTCACGCCCGGCACGGTGCGGCACATCGCGCTGCCAGCCGAGGCGATCGTGGTGGCCGAGGATCTGATCCGGGAAGGCCAGCGCCATCATTCGCACACCACCGCGATCTGCGTGAAGCTGCTCGAGCTATTCCTGCTCCGCTGCGAGGCCGCGCCGGCGGACCGGCCGCGCCCCGACGACGACCGCGCCCGCGCGAACTTCATCCGCTGCAAAAACCTGATCGAGGAGCGCGCCGCGTCCTTGCAGACGCTCGAGGAGCTGGCCGCCCTTGTTCACCTCGACCCCTCGAGCATTTGTCGCCTGTTCCGGCGCTTTCAGGGAACGAGTCCTTACCAGGAACTCACGCGCCGCAAGATGACGATCGCGGCTGGAATCCTGCTCGAGGAAGGCGGCTTGGTGAAGGAGGCCGCCGCGCGTGTCGGCTTCGACGATCCGTATCATTTCTCGCGATGCTTCAAGAGCGTGCACGGCCTGTCCCCGAACGCGCTTTCGGCGCTTTTCGCCGCGCGCCCACGCTGA
- a CDS encoding beta-galactosidase has protein sequence MSEHPFILGAQYYRAPTPDENCWADDLRAMRELGLNSVKFWVQWRWSHRQEESFYFADLDRLMDLAARERLAVHLNVIFDVAPHWLYTKFPDAKQITAQGRVIEPRVAAHRQIGGAPGPCYNHPGARRERYRFLAAAVAHFDAHPALAMWDVWNEPELCYPVRQPEVYQDGSNLVCYCPHCAEQFNRWLERKYTTVERLNAVWGRCYGAWSEVELPRNGDGIADFVDWREFQQDSLTAEAEWRLACVRASDTRARPAYLHVVPNTMRVFNSITGPDDSAILRQSSYYASTASAEPMQLVQCLSAAGGRPMYNVESHLNCGMMNMHQPVNRLPELLADWLPQIGAGFRGFMFWQYRPESLGREAPAWGLVNPDGTPRPVTEAMRAFVAKITPHLGGLMRSRADAPAVGIWKSRKNEFFHFAQHQKLEALRTSVESYVNTLYTANIPVRFIDQAALEHGALDGVKLLILPSCYYLTAGEIASLDRWVGAGGVVLVEAHLAGYNAATGRHETTLPGGGLAESWGLRESETTSAYHLDTSEGDYELTALSDDVRKALVMRGPKGGKSFPISLRGEAGVVWGAERFAVLDGGELETIGVFGTQPCLVTKQVGAGTVFYAGTNLGEGSATDSAGFRAILRRATECAGVRPTLEPAWSDAGVRIDALGEQGELRYLVIANLREKPAKVSWTQPRRWRGVFTGFVLDVAAQIEFPARLVDLFVPLND, from the coding sequence ATGAGCGAGCATCCTTTCATTCTGGGAGCACAGTATTACCGCGCACCGACACCGGACGAAAATTGCTGGGCCGACGATTTGCGCGCGATGCGCGAGCTCGGGCTGAACAGCGTGAAATTCTGGGTGCAGTGGCGCTGGTCGCATCGGCAGGAGGAGAGCTTCTATTTTGCCGATCTGGATCGGTTGATGGATCTCGCGGCGCGCGAGCGACTGGCGGTGCATCTCAACGTGATCTTCGACGTCGCGCCGCATTGGCTCTACACGAAGTTTCCCGACGCGAAGCAGATCACGGCGCAAGGTCGCGTGATCGAGCCGCGCGTGGCGGCGCATCGCCAGATCGGCGGCGCGCCCGGCCCGTGCTACAACCATCCCGGCGCGCGGCGCGAGCGTTACCGCTTCCTGGCGGCGGCGGTCGCGCATTTCGACGCGCATCCGGCACTCGCGATGTGGGACGTGTGGAACGAGCCGGAGCTCTGCTATCCCGTGCGCCAGCCGGAGGTCTATCAAGACGGCAGCAATCTCGTGTGCTACTGCCCGCATTGCGCGGAGCAGTTCAACCGCTGGCTCGAGCGAAAATACACGACGGTCGAACGGCTCAATGCGGTTTGGGGGCGCTGCTACGGCGCATGGTCCGAAGTCGAGCTGCCGCGGAACGGCGACGGCATCGCGGACTTCGTGGACTGGCGGGAGTTTCAACAGGATTCCCTCACCGCGGAGGCGGAGTGGCGTCTGGCGTGCGTGCGCGCCAGCGACACCCGGGCACGTCCCGCCTACTTGCACGTCGTGCCGAACACGATGCGGGTTTTCAATTCGATCACCGGCCCCGACGACTCGGCGATCCTGCGCCAGTCGTCCTACTACGCCTCGACGGCGAGCGCCGAGCCGATGCAGCTCGTGCAATGTCTCTCCGCCGCGGGGGGGCGACCGATGTATAACGTCGAGAGCCATCTCAACTGCGGGATGATGAACATGCATCAACCGGTGAACCGCCTGCCCGAGCTGCTCGCCGACTGGCTCCCGCAGATCGGCGCGGGGTTTCGCGGCTTCATGTTCTGGCAATACCGCCCCGAATCGCTTGGCCGCGAGGCGCCGGCGTGGGGCTTGGTGAATCCCGATGGCACGCCGCGACCGGTCACGGAGGCGATGCGCGCGTTCGTCGCGAAAATCACGCCGCATCTCGGCGGGTTGATGCGGAGCCGAGCAGACGCGCCGGCGGTGGGCATCTGGAAGAGTCGCAAAAACGAGTTCTTCCATTTCGCGCAGCATCAGAAGCTCGAAGCGCTGCGCACCAGCGTCGAGAGTTACGTGAACACGCTTTATACGGCCAACATCCCGGTGCGTTTCATCGATCAGGCGGCGCTGGAGCACGGCGCGTTGGACGGCGTGAAGCTGCTCATTTTGCCCAGCTGCTACTATCTCACGGCGGGCGAAATCGCCTCGCTCGATCGCTGGGTGGGCGCTGGGGGTGTCGTGCTGGTGGAAGCGCATCTCGCCGGCTACAATGCCGCGACCGGCCGGCACGAAACGACACTGCCGGGCGGCGGCCTCGCCGAGAGCTGGGGATTGCGGGAGAGCGAGACGACCTCGGCCTATCACCTCGATACGAGCGAGGGAGACTACGAATTGACGGCGTTGTCCGACGATGTCCGCAAGGCGCTCGTGATGCGCGGCCCGAAGGGCGGCAAGAGCTTTCCGATTTCGCTGCGCGGCGAGGCCGGCGTCGTGTGGGGAGCGGAACGCTTCGCAGTGCTCGACGGCGGAGAACTCGAGACGATCGGCGTGTTTGGCACGCAGCCGTGCCTCGTTACCAAGCAGGTGGGGGCCGGCACAGTCTTCTACGCCGGCACCAATCTCGGGGAAGGAAGCGCGACCGACAGTGCGGGCTTCCGCGCGATCCTGCGCCGTGCGACCGAGTGCGCCGGCGTGCGTCCGACCCTTGAGCCCGCTTGGTCCGATGCCGGCGTGCGCATCGACGCGCTAGGCGAGCAGGGAGAGCTGCGTTATCTCGTGATCGCCAATCTGCGCGAAAAGCCCGCGAAGGTGAGCTGGACGCAGCCGCGGCGTTGGCGCGGCGTCTTCACCGGCTTCGTTTTGGATGTGGCCGCGCAGATCGAGTTTCCCGCGCGCTTGGTCGATCTGTTCGTTCCGCTGAACGATTGA